The Terriglobus tenax genome contains a region encoding:
- the abc-f gene encoding ribosomal protection-like ABC-F family protein, whose translation MLQLAAAGKRFGPKLLFDEANWLITARERTGLVGGNGTGKSTLLKTLAGMETLDYGALHRTKGMTLGYLPQDGLHLTGKTVFNECLTVFQSQREMEAELETLTKSMSELDPAGSEYAEVASRFSEINDILHTTDAYSLDAQVGAVLGGLGFSKTDWARDTSEFSGGWQMRIALAKLLLQRPSLLLLDEPTNHLDLESRNWLENYLKGYPHGFILISHDRYFLDVTVEKIVEVWNKRLHFFTGGYEKYVQQKAERKQQLEAAYKNQRDHIEQLEAFIGRFRYQATKAKQVQSRIKELDKIERIEIPEEESTIHFTFPQPPQSGRTVLEANGVSKAYGAKQVLDNVSFTIDRGDRIALVGANGAGKSTLIRLLSQLEPPTSGEIKLGHNVAADYFAQDQYKVLNPASKMLEDISASAPKIPDADLRGLLGCFLFSGDDVFKLLGVLSGGERNRYALAKMLVSPANFLLMDEPTNHLDLRAKDVLLEAIRSFTGTVVFVSHDRYFIDNLATRVFEVEGGHVHVYPGNYEDYLRRKDGQASEESAQNGVSHPRNARVGSAPPTPTQPQANQPSSTPSNQPTGAKRLNPIKLKQLEDRLATLEEEIPRTESAITTTETGLGNFVSAEETQRQTVLLAQLREQLQSLMQEWEELSLTLETQA comes from the coding sequence ATGCTTCAACTTGCTGCCGCCGGAAAACGATTCGGCCCAAAACTGCTGTTTGACGAAGCCAACTGGCTGATTACCGCCCGCGAGCGTACCGGGCTGGTGGGTGGCAATGGCACGGGAAAATCCACCCTGCTGAAGACCCTGGCCGGCATGGAAACCCTGGATTACGGTGCCCTGCACCGCACCAAGGGCATGACGCTGGGCTACCTGCCGCAGGATGGACTGCACCTGACCGGAAAGACCGTCTTCAACGAGTGCCTGACCGTCTTCCAGTCGCAGCGGGAGATGGAAGCCGAGCTCGAGACCCTCACCAAATCCATGTCCGAGCTGGACCCTGCCGGCAGCGAGTATGCCGAGGTGGCCTCGCGCTTCTCTGAGATCAACGACATTCTGCACACCACCGATGCCTATTCCCTGGACGCGCAGGTGGGTGCGGTGCTGGGCGGCCTGGGCTTCAGCAAGACCGACTGGGCGCGTGACACCAGCGAGTTTTCCGGTGGCTGGCAGATGCGCATCGCCCTGGCAAAATTACTTCTTCAGAGGCCCTCACTGCTGCTGCTGGACGAGCCGACGAACCATCTTGACCTCGAATCCCGCAACTGGCTGGAAAACTATCTGAAGGGCTACCCGCACGGCTTTATCCTCATCTCGCACGACCGGTATTTCCTGGATGTCACCGTCGAAAAGATTGTGGAGGTGTGGAACAAGCGGCTGCACTTCTTTACCGGCGGGTATGAGAAGTACGTGCAGCAGAAGGCCGAGCGCAAGCAGCAGCTTGAGGCTGCCTACAAAAATCAGCGCGACCACATTGAGCAGCTTGAGGCGTTTATCGGCCGCTTCCGCTACCAGGCCACCAAGGCCAAGCAGGTGCAGTCGCGTATCAAGGAACTGGACAAGATCGAGCGGATCGAGATTCCCGAGGAGGAGTCGACCATCCACTTCACCTTCCCGCAGCCGCCGCAGTCCGGTCGCACGGTGTTGGAGGCCAACGGCGTCTCGAAGGCGTACGGGGCCAAGCAGGTGCTGGACAATGTGAGCTTCACCATCGACCGTGGCGACCGCATTGCGCTGGTGGGAGCCAACGGCGCGGGTAAATCCACGCTCATCCGCCTGCTGTCGCAGCTTGAGCCGCCGACCTCCGGCGAGATCAAGCTGGGCCACAACGTCGCTGCCGACTACTTTGCGCAGGACCAGTACAAGGTGCTGAACCCTGCGTCCAAAATGCTGGAAGATATCTCCGCCTCCGCTCCGAAGATTCCGGATGCCGACCTGCGCGGATTGCTGGGATGTTTTCTGTTCAGCGGAGACGATGTCTTCAAGCTGCTGGGCGTGCTCTCCGGCGGGGAGCGCAACCGCTACGCGCTGGCCAAGATGCTGGTGTCGCCGGCGAACTTTCTGCTGATGGACGAGCCGACGAATCACCTGGACCTGCGCGCCAAGGATGTATTGCTGGAGGCGATCCGCAGCTTTACGGGAACAGTGGTCTTCGTCTCGCACGACCGCTACTTTATTGACAATCTGGCAACCCGTGTCTTTGAGGTAGAGGGCGGTCACGTCCACGTCTACCCCGGCAACTACGAGGATTACCTGCGCCGCAAGGACGGGCAGGCTTCCGAGGAATCTGCTCAGAATGGGGTGTCCCACCCTCGCAACGCCAGGGTGGGTTCGGCACCACCCACCCCCACCCAACCGCAGGCCAACCAGCCATCCAGCACACCCTCCAACCAGCCAACCGGAGCGAAGCGCCTTAACCCCATCAAGCTGAAACAGCTTGAAGACCGTCTGGCGACGCTGGAAGAGGAGATTCCGCGCACGGAATCCGCGATTACGACGACGGAGACCGGGCTGGGCAACTTTGTCTCGGCAGAGGAGACGCAGCGCCAGACGGTGCTGCTGGCGCAGCTACGAGAGCAGCTGCAATCCCTCATGCAAGAATGGGAAGAGCTCTCTTTGACCTTAGAAACACAGGCATAA
- a CDS encoding lipid-binding SYLF domain-containing protein gives MNFKIWACAFVLSANAIAVTPMHAQNASELNARLSAAARVVREIESVPDGGIPDAIVSKANCIAVIPSVKKGAFIVGASYGQGVVTCRNQGKWSAPVFIRLAGGSFGFQIGGQATDLVLVAVNEKGFQHLLNSKFKIGGDASAAAGPVGRNAAVATDILLNAELLTYSRAKGLFAGIDLNGAVISQNTDDTNLLYGGGDNSYEKILKGGTPAPRSARTFVSTVSRYFHSTR, from the coding sequence ATGAACTTTAAGATCTGGGCTTGTGCCTTTGTTTTAAGCGCGAATGCGATTGCCGTAACCCCCATGCATGCGCAGAATGCGTCAGAGCTGAACGCTCGTCTTTCCGCGGCGGCTCGGGTGGTCCGTGAGATTGAATCCGTCCCCGACGGCGGAATTCCGGATGCGATTGTGAGCAAAGCAAACTGCATTGCCGTGATTCCCAGCGTTAAGAAGGGCGCTTTCATCGTCGGAGCCTCCTATGGACAGGGCGTTGTGACCTGCCGCAACCAGGGCAAATGGAGCGCACCGGTGTTTATCCGCCTGGCGGGCGGAAGCTTCGGCTTCCAGATCGGCGGCCAGGCCACGGACCTCGTCCTGGTCGCGGTGAATGAAAAAGGGTTCCAGCACCTGCTGAACTCGAAGTTCAAGATCGGCGGAGACGCCTCCGCGGCAGCCGGCCCGGTGGGCCGCAATGCAGCGGTAGCAACAGACATTCTGCTGAATGCCGAGCTGCTGACCTACTCGCGCGCCAAGGGCCTGTTTGCCGGCATTGACCTCAACGGCGCAGTGATCTCACAAAATACCGACGATACCAACCTGCTGTACGGCGGCGGGGACAACTCCTACGAGAAGATCCTGAAGGGCGGAACGCCTGCTCCCCGCAGCGCACGGACCTTCGTGTCCACCGTCAGCCGCTACTTCCACTCCACACGCTAG
- a CDS encoding manganese catalase family protein — protein sequence MYHHIKKLMYTVNIDTPDVRFGRMLLEQFGGANGELAAAMQYTIQGWNCVDDIARRDLLLDIGTEELSHLEVVGTLIRMHLRDLKTDREAAEADPLVTIAGGGGVALFDSMGNAWTANYLKITGEIDVDLRSNIAAEARAKIVYERLIDHTDDPGTIDTLQFLMTREITHLKSFTAALESLEKKPFSIGRRKPTPVIVDEYFNGSTGDGDEGETDMRGPWQSSFGLKPVESEMAGGEGLSVDTIDGVLGGEDRGKQDAGHPTSTAPAKKELIGVAEAKV from the coding sequence ATGTATCACCACATCAAGAAGCTGATGTACACCGTCAACATTGACACTCCGGACGTCCGCTTCGGCAGGATGCTGCTTGAGCAGTTCGGCGGAGCCAACGGAGAACTGGCGGCCGCCATGCAGTACACCATTCAGGGCTGGAACTGCGTCGACGACATTGCACGCCGCGACCTTTTGCTCGATATCGGCACCGAGGAACTAAGCCACCTTGAGGTGGTCGGCACCCTGATCCGCATGCATCTGCGCGACCTGAAGACCGATCGCGAGGCAGCGGAGGCCGATCCGCTGGTCACCATTGCCGGCGGCGGAGGTGTTGCCCTGTTCGATTCGATGGGCAATGCCTGGACAGCCAATTACCTGAAGATCACGGGCGAGATCGATGTCGACCTGCGCAGCAATATTGCGGCGGAGGCTCGGGCCAAGATTGTCTACGAACGGCTGATCGACCACACCGATGACCCCGGCACCATCGACACGCTGCAGTTCCTGATGACGCGCGAGATCACCCACCTGAAGTCGTTCACGGCTGCCCTGGAAAGCCTGGAGAAGAAGCCTTTCTCCATTGGCCGTCGGAAGCCGACACCGGTCATTGTGGATGAGTACTTCAACGGCTCCACAGGCGACGGCGACGAAGGCGAGACGGATATGCGCGGCCCGTGGCAGTCCAGCTTCGGACTGAAGCCGGTCGAGTCCGAGATGGCAGGCGGCGAAGGTCTCTCCGTCGACACTATCGATGGCGTCCTCGGCGGCGAAGACCGCGGCAAACAGGATGCTGGACACCCGACCAGCACCGCGCCCGCAAAAAAAGAGTTGATTGGTGTAGCGGAAGCAAAGGTGTAA
- the typA gene encoding translational GTPase TypA, whose product MSNTTAQTIRNIAIIAHVDHGKTTLVDAMLRQSGTFRANEAVAERVMDSNELEKERGITILAKNTAVQYTDHSKINIVDTPGHADFGGEVERALKMVDGVVLLVDASEGPLPQTRYVLGKALEAGLPPILVINKIDRPDARPQEVLNEVYDLFIDLDADESQLDFPVVYTNGKQGTATMDLAEPGTDLKPLFETVIKTIPPAKGDADGALQILVTNLDYSDYLGRLGIARVFNGTLKTGDMVNVAKIDGSLKPVKITKLFSFNGLKRTDIEQTTIGDIVAVAGVEGITIGETITGIENPQPLPKIVIDEPTIAIQFSVNNSPFSGREGQYVTSRNLRDRLDRELLTNVSIRVEETESPDTFKVLGRGELQLAVLIEMMRREGYELMVGRPQIVTKRIDGALMEPVEYVTIDVPEEFSGTVIQKLGPRKGEMVKMHGQGRVRLEFKVPSRGLIGLRSEMLTETRGTIVMNSIFDGYTPYQGEIPQRPSGALISDRSGTTTTYALNGLQDRGVLFLGDGVEVYEGMIVGENSRDNDLDVNAVREKKLTNMRASSADDALRLVPYKQLTLEQCIEFIADDELVEVTPKSLRLRKKVLQANKRPRRNQNVE is encoded by the coding sequence GTGAGCAATACGACCGCGCAGACCATCCGCAATATCGCCATCATCGCCCACGTAGATCACGGCAAGACCACCCTGGTTGACGCCATGCTGCGCCAGAGCGGAACCTTCCGCGCGAATGAGGCTGTGGCCGAGCGCGTGATGGACTCCAACGAGCTCGAAAAAGAGCGCGGCATCACCATTCTGGCCAAGAACACGGCCGTGCAGTACACCGACCACTCGAAGATCAACATCGTCGATACCCCGGGCCACGCCGACTTCGGTGGTGAGGTAGAGCGCGCCCTGAAGATGGTCGACGGCGTCGTCCTGCTGGTCGACGCTTCGGAAGGCCCGCTGCCCCAGACCCGCTACGTGCTGGGCAAAGCGCTCGAAGCCGGTCTGCCTCCGATCCTTGTAATCAACAAGATCGACCGTCCCGACGCCCGTCCGCAGGAGGTTCTGAACGAGGTCTATGACCTGTTCATCGACCTGGATGCCGACGAGTCGCAGCTCGACTTCCCGGTCGTCTACACCAACGGCAAGCAGGGCACCGCCACCATGGACCTGGCCGAGCCCGGCACCGACCTGAAGCCGCTCTTTGAGACTGTCATCAAGACCATCCCGCCCGCCAAGGGCGACGCCGACGGCGCTCTGCAGATCCTGGTGACGAACCTGGACTACTCCGACTACCTGGGCCGCCTGGGCATTGCCCGCGTCTTCAACGGCACGCTGAAGACCGGCGACATGGTCAACGTCGCCAAGATCGACGGCAGCCTGAAGCCCGTGAAGATCACCAAGCTCTTCAGCTTCAACGGTCTGAAGCGCACCGACATCGAGCAGACCACCATCGGCGACATCGTCGCCGTAGCCGGCGTCGAAGGCATCACCATCGGTGAGACCATCACCGGCATCGAGAATCCGCAGCCGCTGCCGAAGATCGTCATCGACGAGCCGACCATTGCCATCCAGTTCTCGGTCAACAACTCGCCGTTCTCCGGCCGCGAAGGCCAGTACGTCACCAGCCGTAACCTGCGCGATCGCCTGGACCGTGAGCTGCTGACCAACGTTTCCATCCGCGTGGAAGAGACCGAGTCGCCGGACACCTTCAAGGTGCTGGGCCGTGGCGAACTGCAGCTTGCCGTTCTGATCGAAATGATGCGCCGCGAAGGCTACGAGCTGATGGTCGGGCGTCCGCAGATCGTCACCAAGCGCATTGACGGCGCCCTGATGGAGCCGGTGGAGTACGTGACCATCGACGTTCCGGAAGAGTTCTCCGGCACGGTGATCCAGAAGCTTGGACCGAGAAAAGGCGAGATGGTGAAGATGCACGGCCAGGGCCGTGTCCGCCTGGAGTTCAAGGTTCCGTCGCGCGGCCTGATCGGCCTGCGCAGCGAAATGCTGACCGAGACCCGCGGCACCATCGTCATGAACTCCATCTTCGACGGTTACACCCCATACCAGGGTGAGATTCCGCAGCGTCCTTCGGGCGCGCTGATCAGCGATCGCTCGGGCACCACCACCACCTACGCCCTGAACGGCCTGCAGGATCGCGGCGTTCTGTTCCTGGGCGACGGCGTGGAAGTGTACGAGGGCATGATCGTCGGCGAAAACTCGCGCGACAACGATCTGGACGTCAACGCGGTCCGCGAAAAGAAGCTGACCAACATGCGTGCCAGCTCGGCCGATGACGCCCTGCGCCTGGTGCCGTACAAGCAGCTCACGCTGGAGCAGTGCATTGAGTTCATCGCCGACGACGAGCTGGTCGAGGTGACCCCGAAGAGCCTGCGCCTGCGTAAGAAGGTGCTGCAGGCCAATAAGCGTCCTCGCCGCAACCAGAACGTTGAGTAG
- a CDS encoding LOG family protein — protein sequence MSLRPEPDALEIASLAYENQSFINSPDGRIFRILAEYSEPLARFRKERIQDTVVFYGSARFVGMEAAEHQMRLLENTGSTQLAPEEEQPARSGDKTHSDLKQSRADAAIEMARYYEDARKLAHMISTWAMKLPGRRSRFVITSGGGPGIMEAANRGAYEAGAKTIGLNIVLPFEQMPNPYITPELNFQFHYFFMRKFWFAYLAKALVVFPGGFGTLDEMFEVLTLAQTHKLAKQITVVIYGRDYWSQVINLDTLVDKGAIAVKDRDLFQFADTPEEAFQILTEGLTKNHLQPKEPAVAPTVEDLMGPDIASTRG from the coding sequence ATGAGTCTTCGCCCGGAACCCGACGCGCTCGAAATTGCTTCCCTCGCTTACGAGAACCAGTCTTTTATCAACTCGCCGGATGGCCGCATCTTCCGCATTCTGGCCGAATACTCTGAGCCTCTGGCGCGTTTCCGTAAGGAACGTATCCAGGACACGGTCGTCTTCTACGGCTCGGCTCGCTTTGTCGGTATGGAGGCGGCCGAACACCAGATGCGGCTCCTGGAAAACACCGGATCCACCCAACTGGCCCCGGAAGAGGAACAACCCGCGCGCAGTGGGGATAAGACCCACAGCGACCTGAAGCAGAGCCGCGCCGACGCGGCCATTGAGATGGCCCGCTACTATGAGGATGCGCGCAAGCTGGCGCACATGATCTCCACTTGGGCCATGAAGCTGCCAGGACGGCGCAGCCGCTTTGTCATCACCTCCGGCGGTGGCCCCGGCATTATGGAAGCCGCCAACCGCGGAGCCTACGAGGCCGGGGCAAAAACCATTGGTCTGAATATCGTTCTGCCCTTTGAGCAGATGCCGAACCCCTACATCACGCCTGAGCTGAACTTCCAGTTCCACTACTTCTTCATGCGCAAGTTCTGGTTTGCGTATCTGGCCAAGGCGCTGGTGGTCTTCCCGGGCGGCTTTGGCACGCTGGACGAGATGTTCGAGGTGCTGACCCTGGCGCAGACCCACAAGCTGGCCAAACAGATCACGGTGGTCATCTATGGCCGCGACTACTGGTCGCAGGTCATCAACCTGGACACGCTGGTGGACAAGGGCGCAATCGCCGTCAAAGACCGCGACCTGTTCCAGTTCGCCGACACACCGGAAGAGGCCTTCCAGATTCTGACCGAGGGCCTGACAAAGAACCACCTGCAGCCGAAGGAACCCGCCGTCGCACCCACGGTGGAAGACCTGATGGGCCCGGATATCGCCAGTACCCGAGGCTAG